A window of Cucurbita pepo subsp. pepo cultivar mu-cu-16 chromosome LG06, ASM280686v2, whole genome shotgun sequence contains these coding sequences:
- the LOC111796964 gene encoding uncharacterized protein LOC111796964 isoform X2 produces the protein MISRLASPNPRTYIGSGKVAEIKSAIHALGIETVIFDDELSAGQLRNLEKSFGGDVRVCDRTALILDIFNQRAATHEASLQVALAQMEYQLPRLTKMWTHLERQAGGQVKGMGEKQIEVDKRILRTQIGVLRKELESVRMHRKQYRSRRFSVPVPVVSLVGYTNAGKSTLLNQLTGAEVLAEDRLFATLDPTTRRVQMKNGNEFLLTDTVGFIQKLPTMLVAAFRATLEEISESSLLVHVVDISHPLAEQQIEAVDKVLSELDVSSIPKLMVWNKVDKVSDPQHIRLEAEKRGDVVCVSALSGDGLDEFCNAVQGKLKDSMVWVEALIPFDRGELLSTVHQVGVVEKTEYTENGTLVQAYVPLRFSRLLTPMRQLCIS, from the exons TACATAGGATCTGGCAAAGTTGCAGAAATCAAGAGTGCAATTCATGCATTAGGTATAGAGACTGTCATATTTGATGATGAGCTTTCAGCTGG GCAACTGAGAAACTTGGAAAAATCATTTGGTGGAGATGTTAGAGTTTGTGATCGTACTGCCCTAATCCTGGATATCTTCAATCAGAGAGCAGCAACTCATGAGGCATCTCTACAG GTGGCATTGGCACAAATGGAATACCAGTTACCACGACTTACAAAGATGTGGACTCACCTTGAGCGTCAAGCAGGAGGGCAGGTGAAAGGTATGGGTGAGAAGCAAATTGAAGTGGATAAGCGTATCTTACGAACGCAA ATTGGTGTTCTCCGGAAGGAATTAGAGTCTGTTAGGATGCATCGAAAACAGTACAGAAGCCGGCGCTTTTCTGTACCTGTCCCGGTAGTTTCTTTG GTTGGATATACAAATGCTGGAAAGAGTACGCTCTTGAATCAGTTGACTGGAGCTGAAGTCCTTGCAGAGGATCGATTGTTTGCAACCCTTGATCCAACTACAAGAAGGGTTCAG ATGAAGAATGGGAACGAGTTTCTACTCACTGATACTGTTGGTTTCATCCAAAAGCTACCAACTATGCTG GTTGCTGCATTCAGAGCAACACTAGAGGAGATATCAGAATCATCATTGCTGGTTCACGTGGTGGACATCAG CCATCCGCTGGCTGAGCAACAGATAGAAGCTGTGGATAAAGTTCTTTCAGAATTGGATGTGTCATCAATTCCGAAGTTGATGGTTTGGAACAAG GTTGACAAGGTTAGTGATCCTCAACATATTAGACTGGAAGCAGAGAAGAGAGGAGACGTTGTTTGTGTATCTGCCCTGAGTGGTGATGGCTTGGACGAATTCTGTAATGCAGTTCAGGGAAAATTGAAG GACTCGATGGTTTGGGTAGAAGCCTTGATCCCATTTGATCGAGGTGAGCTCCTGAGCACTGTGCATCAGGTTGGAGTGGTAGAGAAAACT GAATACACGGAGAACGGAACACTGGTCCAGGCATACGTTCCCCTCAGGTTCTCAAGGCTGCTTACACCAATGAGACAGCTATGTATATCCTGA